A window from Gallus gallus isolate bGalGal1 chromosome 5, bGalGal1.mat.broiler.GRCg7b, whole genome shotgun sequence encodes these proteins:
- the TMED8 gene encoding protein TMED8 yields MSDVLAAAAGSRFEPPAAGALGGFSGPELSSENEAAAQRTEPAEQRGDGSERSASPCGSQIGSPVSADTTEDSKEGSCTVEDQKVAEAEEKLPDQIQSTKEEALARMTKYHIHQGAGDIVMIQSDHTGAVDILSAELETADLLGEQRKAQPPPLAPPTTWTTGKMKEFKAKMGKEKSAKMVVKRGEVVTVRVPTHPDGKRVCWEFATDDYDIGFGVYFDWTTVTSTAITVQVSESSDEEDEEEEEEIEGLAPVGDVERGSKSYLRNRYGEIMPVYRRDSHREVQAGSHEYPGEGIYLLKFDNSYSLLRNKTLFFHVFYTS; encoded by the exons ATGTCGGACGTGctggccgccgccgccggctcCCGGTTCGAGCCCCCGGCCGCCGGGGCGCTGGGCGGCTTCAGCGGCCCTGAGCTCTCCTCAG AAAATGAAGCCGCAGCCCAGAGGACGGAGCCCGCAGAGCAGCGGGGTGACGGCTCGGAGCGCAGCGCCTCGCCGTGCGG GTCGCAGATAGGGTCACCTGTGAGTGCAGACACGACAGAGGATTCCAAGGAAGGCAGTTGCACTGTGGAGGACCAGAAAGTGgctgaagcagaagagaaactgcCTGACCAAATCCAGTCCACCAAAGAG GAAGCTCTTGCTCGAATGACCAAGTACCACATACATCAAGGAGCAGGAGATATAGTCATGATTCAATCAGATCACACTGGTGCTGTGGATATCCTTTCAGCTGAGCTGGAAACTGCAGACCTCCTTGGGGAGCAGAGAAAAG CTCAGCCTCCCCCTCTGGCTCCACCTACTACATGGACCACAGGGAAGATGAAGGAATTCAAAGCCAAgatgggaaaggagaagagtgCTAAGATGGTGGTGAAACGAGGCGAGGTGGTGACAGTCCGTGTGCCAACCCATCCTGATGGGAAACGTGTTTGCTGGGAGTTTGCTACAGATGATTATGACATTGGATTTGGAGTCTATTTTGACTGGACCACTGTTACTAGCACTGCCATTACTGTTCAGGTCAGCGAATCCAGTGAtgaggaggatgaagaggaggaagaggaaattgAAG GACTTGCCCCTGTTGGTGATGTGGAAAGGGGCTCCAAAAGCTATCTGCGGAACCGCTATGGAGAAATCATGCCTGTGTATCGAAGGGACAGCCATCGGGAggtgcaggcaggcagccacGAATACCCAGGCGAGGGCATCTACCTGCTGAAATTTGATAACTCATACTCTCTCCTCCGCAATAAGACTCTGTTCTTTCACGTCTTTTACACTAGctga
- the SAMD15 gene encoding sterile alpha motif domain-containing protein 15 isoform X1: MGLGGTRVRRWGRARSGGPPAQSWPGGPPRWQRVLQSQRHHRPPPHPGELLQPAGHGHHRLQTHAVAFPREHEVEVHITRERENLCAPEISRHVRELLGIEEPVFSRSIALPYRDNMGLFLEQKSRSGQKADALTFSQFVQEAGLEPRSTFAPFQQAQTGVEIDAVLLLQSTHTQD, from the exons ATGGGACTCGGGGGGACGCGCGTCCGCCGATGGGGCCGAGCCCGGAGCGGGGGCCCGCCCGCCCAGTCCTGGCCTGGGGGACCGCCGAGGTGGCAGA GAGTGCTTCAGAGCCAACGGCATCACCGGCCGCCGCCTCATCCTGGTGAACTGCTCCAGCCTGCCGGCCATGGGCATCACAGACTTCAAACACATGCAG TTGCTTTCCCCAGAGAACACGAGGTAGAAGTTCACATAAccagggagagagaaaatctCTGTGCCCCA GAGATTTCACGACACGTGCGGGAGTTGCTGGGGATTGAGGAGCCTGTCTTCAGCAGATCCATTGCCCTCCCATACAGAGACAACATGGGTCTCTTCCTGGAACAAAAGTCTCGATCAGGACAGAAAGCAGATGCCCTCACTTTCTCACAGTTTGTCCAAGAAGCAGGCCTAGAGCCCCGCTCTACCTTTGCTCCTTTCCAACAGGCACAGACTGGGGTAGAAATAGATGCTGTCCTTTTATTGCAGAGCACACACACTCAGGATTAG
- the SAMD15 gene encoding sterile alpha motif domain-containing protein 15 isoform X2, whose product MGPSPERGPARPVLAWGTAEVAEWVSGLGFPQYQECFRANGITGRRLILVNCSSLPAMGITDFKHMQVHVCAVGLQLPQPEISRHVRELLGIEEPVFSRSIALPYRDNMGLFLEQKSRSGQKADALTFSQFVQEAGLEPRSTFAPFQQAQTGVEIDAVLLLQSTHTQD is encoded by the exons ATGGGGCCGAGCCCGGAGCGGGGGCCCGCCCGCCCAGTCCTGGCCTGGGGGACCGCCGAGGTGGCAGAGTGGGTGTCGGGGCTCGGCTTCCCCCAGTACCAG GAGTGCTTCAGAGCCAACGGCATCACCGGCCGCCGCCTCATCCTGGTGAACTGCTCCAGCCTGCCGGCCATGGGCATCACAGACTTCAAACACATGCAGGTGCAcgtgtgtgctgtggggctgcagctgcctcagccG GAGATTTCACGACACGTGCGGGAGTTGCTGGGGATTGAGGAGCCTGTCTTCAGCAGATCCATTGCCCTCCCATACAGAGACAACATGGGTCTCTTCCTGGAACAAAAGTCTCGATCAGGACAGAAAGCAGATGCCCTCACTTTCTCACAGTTTGTCCAAGAAGCAGGCCTAGAGCCCCGCTCTACCTTTGCTCCTTTCCAACAGGCACAGACTGGGGTAGAAATAGATGCTGTCCTTTTATTGCAGAGCACACACACTCAGGATTAG
- the SAMD15 gene encoding sterile alpha motif domain-containing protein 15 isoform X3, whose product MGPSPERGPARPVLAWGTAEVAEWVSGLGFPQYQECFRANGITGRRLILVNCSSLPAMGITDFKHMQEISRHVRELLGIEEPVFSRSIALPYRDNMGLFLEQKSRSGQKADALTFSQFVQEAGLEPRSTFAPFQQAQTGVEIDAVLLLQSTHTQD is encoded by the exons ATGGGGCCGAGCCCGGAGCGGGGGCCCGCCCGCCCAGTCCTGGCCTGGGGGACCGCCGAGGTGGCAGAGTGGGTGTCGGGGCTCGGCTTCCCCCAGTACCAG GAGTGCTTCAGAGCCAACGGCATCACCGGCCGCCGCCTCATCCTGGTGAACTGCTCCAGCCTGCCGGCCATGGGCATCACAGACTTCAAACACATGCAG GAGATTTCACGACACGTGCGGGAGTTGCTGGGGATTGAGGAGCCTGTCTTCAGCAGATCCATTGCCCTCCCATACAGAGACAACATGGGTCTCTTCCTGGAACAAAAGTCTCGATCAGGACAGAAAGCAGATGCCCTCACTTTCTCACAGTTTGTCCAAGAAGCAGGCCTAGAGCCCCGCTCTACCTTTGCTCCTTTCCAACAGGCACAGACTGGGGTAGAAATAGATGCTGTCCTTTTATTGCAGAGCACACACACTCAGGATTAG
- the NOXRED1 gene encoding NADP-dependent oxidoreductase domain-containing protein 1: MAAGAQRGTEPPQVERWLGAGAGLRDGGHALLLDPHCYCLSWAKMGDIEEVFASFLAAEAVEGEEALLYLTRRCKGLAVSACAHAVFFCRLLQAFRVSSSGKALLTSLADSHSLKVGIIGGGRLGKQLARALVTVGQAPCSSVRISTRRPESLSHLQKLGLNCFYDNAQLAAWADVLFLCCLPSHTPSICSVVRPAIRKPCIVYSLITAVPLPRLKQLLCYNAIVRPQYQCPGKEPTKEWGTKGAVTEALQDLAVVQATCPLNSQAKIKVNGKWLVGIFYAALNSSMWQSLPHQEALALLNDLCFPEHCHICAEQKASCPQFTCESFVSKSFASSMTPEETFPWFDLTAAQLRESPFSQLLEKSESVQNHLALLYQASFGDWPVKQHVLTSTKTSPTLAITEPGMMLVQDSSLSTAASKVFSGIPEETTDYVSKSS; this comes from the exons ATGGCAGCAGGGGCACAAAGAGGGACAGAACCCCCACAGGTGGAACGGTGGCTGGGTGCAG GTGCTGGGCTGCGGGATGGCGGCCATGCCCTTCTCCTAGATCCTCACTGCTACTGCCTGTCCTGGGCCAAGATGGGGGATATTGAAGAGGTTTTTGCGTCCTTCTTGGCTGCTGAAGCAGTAGAAGGAGAGGAGGCCCTGCTGTATCTGACGAGGCGTTGCAAAGGGCTGGCAGTGAGCGCGTGTGCCCATGCCGTCTTCTTCTGCAGGCTTCTGCAGGCCTTCAG ggtgagcagcagtgggaaggcCTTGCTGACTTCTCTGGCAGATAGCCACAGCCTGAAGGTTGGTATTATTGGTGGAGGCCGCCTTGGGAAGCAGCTGGCCCGAGCactggtgacagtgggtcaggCTCCTTGCTCCAGTGTCCGCATTTCTACCCGGCGCCCTGAGAGCCTGT CACACCTGCAGAAACTAGGGCTCAACTGCTTCTACGACAACGCGCAGCTGGCAGCCTGGGCAGACGTCctgttcctctgctgcctgccaTCGCACACGCCATCCATCTGCTCTGTAGTGCGGCCAGCCATCCGGAAACCCTGCATCGTGTACAGCCTCATCACTGCTGTCCCTCTGCCCAG GTTGAAGCAACTCCTTTGCTACAATGCCATCGTGAGGCCACAGTACCAGTGCCCTGGCAAGGAGCCTACAAAGGAGTGGGGGACAAAGGGGGCGGTCACAGAGGCGCTGCAAGACCTTGCTGTTGTGCAGGCAACGTGCCCCCTCAACTCCCAAG CGAAAATAAAAGTCAATGGCAAATGGCTGGTGGGCATTTTCTATGCAGCCCTGAACAGCAGCATGTGGCAGAGCCTGCCTCACCAGGAGGCACTGGCATTGCTCAATGACCTCTGTTTTCCTGAACACTGCCATAtctgtgcagagcagaaagcttCCTGCCCACAGTTTACATGCGAGAGTTTTGTCAGCAAAAGTTTTGCCTCTTCAATGACTCCAGAGGA AACCTTCCCATGGTTTGACCTGACAGCTGCACAACTGAGAGAGTCTCCCTTTAGCCAGCTGCTAGAAAAGAGTGAGTCTGTCCAGAACCATCTTGCTCTGCTGTACCAGGCATCTTTTGGAGACTGGCCTGTGAAGCAGCATGTGCTGACCAGCACCAAGACTTCTCCTACATTAGCCATAACGGAACCTGGCATGATGTTGGTTCAGGACTCCTCACTGTCCACAGCTGCTTCGAAGGTTTTTTCAGGAATTCCAGAGGAAACTACTGACTATGTTTCTAAATCCTCATAA